In the genome of Vicia villosa cultivar HV-30 ecotype Madison, WI linkage group LG7, Vvil1.0, whole genome shotgun sequence, one region contains:
- the LOC131616005 gene encoding receptor-like protein EIX1 isoform X2, translating into MSILKLVTVLFVVNGAVGCLENERQALRQLKASLTLDADTFFLPSWDSKSDDCCAWEGIRCNNQTGHVEIFHLSPPHFGAFPGEINASLVELRHLKYFNISGNRFLFNTFRELFGSLTNLRILDLSHNFLEGTIPHHLGNLSHLQHLDLSDNFLDGTIPRHLGNLSHLQYLDLSGSGLVGIIPHQLGGLSSLQELYLGYNFGLKFEDKNNHVGGQWLSNLTLLTHLDLSTIPNLNSSHAWMQTIAKLPKIQELKLSTCALSDLYLHSLSHSLFNFSTSLTILDLSFNTFSSSKIFEWVFNATSNLIDLDLSDNKFNGTILYDFGNIQNPLERLDLSNNELQGGVPESIRHICTLQSLDLDITKLNEDISTILHKLSGCARYSLQHLSLFYNQITGTLPNLSIFPSLITLDLSSNMLKGGIPKSIGNLCSLRSLDLSRNKLSEDLSVILHNLSFGCAKDSLQELNLESNQIIGTVPDMSMFSSLGTLDLSNNSLRRILQISTFPYHLESLYLDFNDLEGVITDSQFGNMSMLKELYLNENSLSLVFPENWVPAFQLNTIELRSCMLGPSFPKWLQSQKLLQRIDISNAKISDAVPVWFWTQTKNLNFMNISYNNLFGTIPNLPIRFSEGCEVFMDSNQFEGSIPLFLRSATFLRLSKNKFSDTRLFLCSNNSIDRLRQLDISKNQLSKQLHDCWSHLKSLEFLDFSDNTLSGEVPSSLGSLLALTVLILRNNTFTGKLPVSLINCTGLIMLDVGDNRFSGPIPYWLGQQLEMLSLRRNQFYGNLPRSLCYLTNIQLLDLSENNLSGQIFKCIKNFSSMTQKISSTREEGLYIDFSRGPGIVQKSNSYDLITVLMWKGEERLFKNNKLILRSIDLSSNQLMGDIPKEIGNLIELVSLNLSNNNLTGEITSEIGRLTSLEFLDLSRNHFFGPIPPSLAQIDRLSMLNLSYNNLSGRIPIGTQLQSFDASSYEGNVGLCGKPLDKNCPGDEEDTPQKPETNEESSPLEDKKPIYLSVGLGFITGFWGLWGSLFLIRTWRHTYVLFLNNIVDTMYVFMVLNGIKFQRWLGGLQEKFF; encoded by the exons atgagTATTCTCAAGTTAGTTACAGTACTCTTTGTTGTGAATGGAGCAGTTGGTTGCTTAGAGAATGAGAGACAAGCTCTTCGTCAATTGAAGGCAAGCCTGACGTTGGATGCCGACACTTTCTTTTTGCCTAGTTGGGACAGTAAGAGTGATGATTGCTGTGCATGGGAAGGAATCCGCTGTAACAATCAAACTGGACATGTTGAAATCTTTCATCTTAGTCCTCCTCATTTTGGTGCTTTTCCAGGCGAGATCAACGCATCTTTGGTGGAGTTGAgacatttaaaatatttcaacatTAGTGGGAACCGGTTTTTATTCAATACTTTCCGTGAATTGTTTGGTTCTTTAACCAACTTGAGAATCCTTGATCTTTCCCACAATTTCCTGGAGGGTACAATCCCTCATCATCTTGGAAATCTCTCTCATTTGCAGCACCTTGATCTTTCAGACAATTTCCTGGACGGTACAATCCCTCGTCATCTTGGAAATCTCTCTCATTTGCAGTACCTTGATCTTTCAGGGAGCGGTCTTGTTGGAATCATTCCTCACCAACTTGGAGGCCTTTCAAGTTTACAAGAGCTTTATCTAGGATACAATTTCGGACTCAAATTCGAAGATAAGAACAATCACGTTGGAGGTCAGTGGCTTTCTAATCTCACtcttttaacccatcttgacttgaGTACCATACCCAATCTCAATTCTTCTCATGCCTGGATGCAAACGATCGCCAAGCTTCCAAAAATACAAGAATTAAAGCTATCTACCTGTGCTCTTTCAGATCTTTATCTACATTCTCTGTCCCATTCACTATTCAATTTTTCTACTTCTCTTACAATCCTTGACCTTTCATTCAATACCTTCTCTTCCTCCAAAATATTTGAATGGGTGTTTAATGCCACCTCTAACTTAATTGACCTTGATCTTAGTGATAACAAATTCAATGGCACCATTCTATATGATTTTGGCAACATACAAAACCCTCTTGAACGTCTCGACTTGTCGAATAATGAACTACAAGGTGGAGTTCCAGAATCTATTAGACATATATGTACGTTACAGTCATTGGATCTTGATATTACCAAGTTGAATGAAGACATTTCAACCATTCTACACAAATTGTCTGGTTGTGCAAGATACTCGCTGCAACATTTGAGTTTATTTTACAACCAAATTACTGGAACATTGCCTAATCTTTCAATATTCCCATCTCTAATAACACTCGACCTTTCAAGCAATATGTTAA AAGGCGGAATTCCAAAATCAATTGGAAACCTATGTTCATTAAGGTCGCTAGATCTGtcaagaaacaagctgagtgaggaTCTTTCAGTGATACTTCATAATTTATCTTTTGGGTGTGCAAAAGATTCACTGCAAGAATTAAACTTGGAAAGCAACCAAATTATTGGCACGGTACCTGACATGTCAATGTTCTCATCTTTAGGAACTCTCGACCTATCCAACAATTCATTAAGGAGGATACTACAAATTTCAACATTCCCCTATCATTTAGAAAGTCTATACTTGGATTTTAATGATTTGGAAGGTGTGATCACAGACTCCCAATTTGGAAACATGTCCATGTTAAAGGAATTATACTTGAATGAAAACTCATTGTCTCTCGTATTTCCTGAAAATTGGGTGCCAGCTTTTCAATTGAATACCATTGAGCTAAGGTCATGTATGTTAGGGCCTAGTTTTCCAAAATGGTTGCAGAGTCAAAAACTTCTTCAACGGATAGACATTTCTAATGCTAAAATTTCAGATGCAGTTCCAGTATGGTTTTGGActcaaacaaaaaatttaaatttcatgaATATTTCATACAATAATCTGTTTGGCACAATTCCAAATTTGCCCATAAGATTTTCGGAAGGTTGTGAAGTATTTATGGATTCAAATCAATTTGAAGGTTCAATCCCCCTGTTTTTGCGAAGTGCAACATTTCTACGGCTGTCCAAGAACAAATTTTCCGATACTCGTTTATTTTTATGTTCTAACAATTCAATTGATAGATTGCGCCAATTGGATATATCAAAGAATCAACTATCCAAGCAGCTCCATGATTGTTGGAGTCATTTGAAATCATTGGAATTTCTAGATTTTAGTGACAATACTTTGTCTGGTGAAGTACCATCCTCATTGGGATCATTACTTGCACTTACAGTATTGATATTGCGTAACAATACCTTCACTGGGAAGTTGCCTGTCTCCTTGATAAATTGCACAGGACTGATCATGCTTGATGTTGGAGATAATAGATTCTCCGGACCAATTCCGTATTGGTTAGGACAACAATTGGAAATGTTAAGCTTACGAAGGAATCAATTTTATGGAAATCTTCCGCGGAGTCTTTGTTACTTAACAAACATTCAGTTGTTGGACCTCTCTGAAAACAACCTGTCAGGACAAATTTTCAAATGCATAAAGAATTTTTCTTCCATGACTCAAAAGATTTCCTCAACTAGAGAAGAAGGCTTATACATAGATTTCTCACGTGGACCTGGAATTGTTCAGAAATCTAACAGCTATGATTTGATTACTGTGTTGATGTGGAAAGGTGAAGAACGATTGTTCAAGAATAATAAGCTTATTTTGAGGAGTATTGATCTTTCAAGCAATCAATTGATGGGAGATATTCCAAAAGAAATAGGAAACTTGATCGAATTGGTGTCACTGAATTTATCAAACAACAATTTGACCGGAGAAATTACTTCAGAGATTGGAAGGTTAACATCACTTGAATTTCTTGACTTGTCAAGAAACCATTTCTTTGGTCCAATTCCTCCTTCTCTAGCTCAAATTGATCGTTTGTCCATGTTGAATCTTTCCTATAACAATCTTTCTGGAAGAATTCCAATTGGCACACAATTACAAAGTTTCGATGCATCAAGTTATGAAGGAAATGTTGGTCTTTGTGGAAAACCACTTGACAAAAACTGTCCAGGAGATGAAGAAGATACACCTCAGAAACCAGAAACAAATGAAGAAAGTAGTCCTCTAGAAGATAAAAAACCAATTTATTTGAGTGTGGGATTGGGATTTATCACAGGATTTTGGGGACTGTGGGGATCTTTGTTTCTCATCAGGACTTGGAGACATACATATGTCTTGTTCTTGAACAACATAGTTGATACAATGTATGTGTTTATGGTGCTGAATGGAATTAAATTTCAAAGGTGGCTCGGAGGTTTGCAG GAAAAGTTTTTCTAA
- the LOC131616005 gene encoding receptor-like protein EIX2 isoform X1, with translation MSILKLVTVLFVVNGAVGCLENERQALRQLKASLTLDADTFFLPSWDSKSDDCCAWEGIRCNNQTGHVEIFHLSPPHFGAFPGEINASLVELRHLKYFNISGNRFLFNTFRELFGSLTNLRILDLSHNFLEGTIPHHLGNLSHLQHLDLSDNFLDGTIPRHLGNLSHLQYLDLSGSGLVGIIPHQLGGLSSLQELYLGYNFGLKFEDKNNHVGGQWLSNLTLLTHLDLSTIPNLNSSHAWMQTIAKLPKIQELKLSTCALSDLYLHSLSHSLFNFSTSLTILDLSFNTFSSSKIFEWVFNATSNLIDLDLSDNKFNGTILYDFGNIQNPLERLDLSNNELQGGVPESIRHICTLQSLDLDITKLNEDISTILHKLSGCARYSLQHLSLFYNQITGTLPNLSIFPSLITLDLSSNMLSGKVPDEIPKSLESLIFYSNSLEGGIPKSIGNLCSLRSLDLSRNKLSEDLSVILHNLSFGCAKDSLQELNLESNQIIGTVPDMSMFSSLGTLDLSNNSLRRILQISTFPYHLESLYLDFNDLEGVITDSQFGNMSMLKELYLNENSLSLVFPENWVPAFQLNTIELRSCMLGPSFPKWLQSQKLLQRIDISNAKISDAVPVWFWTQTKNLNFMNISYNNLFGTIPNLPIRFSEGCEVFMDSNQFEGSIPLFLRSATFLRLSKNKFSDTRLFLCSNNSIDRLRQLDISKNQLSKQLHDCWSHLKSLEFLDFSDNTLSGEVPSSLGSLLALTVLILRNNTFTGKLPVSLINCTGLIMLDVGDNRFSGPIPYWLGQQLEMLSLRRNQFYGNLPRSLCYLTNIQLLDLSENNLSGQIFKCIKNFSSMTQKISSTREEGLYIDFSRGPGIVQKSNSYDLITVLMWKGEERLFKNNKLILRSIDLSSNQLMGDIPKEIGNLIELVSLNLSNNNLTGEITSEIGRLTSLEFLDLSRNHFFGPIPPSLAQIDRLSMLNLSYNNLSGRIPIGTQLQSFDASSYEGNVGLCGKPLDKNCPGDEEDTPQKPETNEESSPLEDKKPIYLSVGLGFITGFWGLWGSLFLIRTWRHTYVLFLNNIVDTMYVFMVLNGIKFQRWLGGLQEKFF, from the exons atgagTATTCTCAAGTTAGTTACAGTACTCTTTGTTGTGAATGGAGCAGTTGGTTGCTTAGAGAATGAGAGACAAGCTCTTCGTCAATTGAAGGCAAGCCTGACGTTGGATGCCGACACTTTCTTTTTGCCTAGTTGGGACAGTAAGAGTGATGATTGCTGTGCATGGGAAGGAATCCGCTGTAACAATCAAACTGGACATGTTGAAATCTTTCATCTTAGTCCTCCTCATTTTGGTGCTTTTCCAGGCGAGATCAACGCATCTTTGGTGGAGTTGAgacatttaaaatatttcaacatTAGTGGGAACCGGTTTTTATTCAATACTTTCCGTGAATTGTTTGGTTCTTTAACCAACTTGAGAATCCTTGATCTTTCCCACAATTTCCTGGAGGGTACAATCCCTCATCATCTTGGAAATCTCTCTCATTTGCAGCACCTTGATCTTTCAGACAATTTCCTGGACGGTACAATCCCTCGTCATCTTGGAAATCTCTCTCATTTGCAGTACCTTGATCTTTCAGGGAGCGGTCTTGTTGGAATCATTCCTCACCAACTTGGAGGCCTTTCAAGTTTACAAGAGCTTTATCTAGGATACAATTTCGGACTCAAATTCGAAGATAAGAACAATCACGTTGGAGGTCAGTGGCTTTCTAATCTCACtcttttaacccatcttgacttgaGTACCATACCCAATCTCAATTCTTCTCATGCCTGGATGCAAACGATCGCCAAGCTTCCAAAAATACAAGAATTAAAGCTATCTACCTGTGCTCTTTCAGATCTTTATCTACATTCTCTGTCCCATTCACTATTCAATTTTTCTACTTCTCTTACAATCCTTGACCTTTCATTCAATACCTTCTCTTCCTCCAAAATATTTGAATGGGTGTTTAATGCCACCTCTAACTTAATTGACCTTGATCTTAGTGATAACAAATTCAATGGCACCATTCTATATGATTTTGGCAACATACAAAACCCTCTTGAACGTCTCGACTTGTCGAATAATGAACTACAAGGTGGAGTTCCAGAATCTATTAGACATATATGTACGTTACAGTCATTGGATCTTGATATTACCAAGTTGAATGAAGACATTTCAACCATTCTACACAAATTGTCTGGTTGTGCAAGATACTCGCTGCAACATTTGAGTTTATTTTACAACCAAATTACTGGAACATTGCCTAATCTTTCAATATTCCCATCTCTAATAACACTCGACCTTTCAAGCAATATGTTAAGTGGGAAGGTTCCGGATGAAATTCCAAAATCATTGGAGTCTTTgatattttattcaaattctttaGAAGGCGGAATTCCAAAATCAATTGGAAACCTATGTTCATTAAGGTCGCTAGATCTGtcaagaaacaagctgagtgaggaTCTTTCAGTGATACTTCATAATTTATCTTTTGGGTGTGCAAAAGATTCACTGCAAGAATTAAACTTGGAAAGCAACCAAATTATTGGCACGGTACCTGACATGTCAATGTTCTCATCTTTAGGAACTCTCGACCTATCCAACAATTCATTAAGGAGGATACTACAAATTTCAACATTCCCCTATCATTTAGAAAGTCTATACTTGGATTTTAATGATTTGGAAGGTGTGATCACAGACTCCCAATTTGGAAACATGTCCATGTTAAAGGAATTATACTTGAATGAAAACTCATTGTCTCTCGTATTTCCTGAAAATTGGGTGCCAGCTTTTCAATTGAATACCATTGAGCTAAGGTCATGTATGTTAGGGCCTAGTTTTCCAAAATGGTTGCAGAGTCAAAAACTTCTTCAACGGATAGACATTTCTAATGCTAAAATTTCAGATGCAGTTCCAGTATGGTTTTGGActcaaacaaaaaatttaaatttcatgaATATTTCATACAATAATCTGTTTGGCACAATTCCAAATTTGCCCATAAGATTTTCGGAAGGTTGTGAAGTATTTATGGATTCAAATCAATTTGAAGGTTCAATCCCCCTGTTTTTGCGAAGTGCAACATTTCTACGGCTGTCCAAGAACAAATTTTCCGATACTCGTTTATTTTTATGTTCTAACAATTCAATTGATAGATTGCGCCAATTGGATATATCAAAGAATCAACTATCCAAGCAGCTCCATGATTGTTGGAGTCATTTGAAATCATTGGAATTTCTAGATTTTAGTGACAATACTTTGTCTGGTGAAGTACCATCCTCATTGGGATCATTACTTGCACTTACAGTATTGATATTGCGTAACAATACCTTCACTGGGAAGTTGCCTGTCTCCTTGATAAATTGCACAGGACTGATCATGCTTGATGTTGGAGATAATAGATTCTCCGGACCAATTCCGTATTGGTTAGGACAACAATTGGAAATGTTAAGCTTACGAAGGAATCAATTTTATGGAAATCTTCCGCGGAGTCTTTGTTACTTAACAAACATTCAGTTGTTGGACCTCTCTGAAAACAACCTGTCAGGACAAATTTTCAAATGCATAAAGAATTTTTCTTCCATGACTCAAAAGATTTCCTCAACTAGAGAAGAAGGCTTATACATAGATTTCTCACGTGGACCTGGAATTGTTCAGAAATCTAACAGCTATGATTTGATTACTGTGTTGATGTGGAAAGGTGAAGAACGATTGTTCAAGAATAATAAGCTTATTTTGAGGAGTATTGATCTTTCAAGCAATCAATTGATGGGAGATATTCCAAAAGAAATAGGAAACTTGATCGAATTGGTGTCACTGAATTTATCAAACAACAATTTGACCGGAGAAATTACTTCAGAGATTGGAAGGTTAACATCACTTGAATTTCTTGACTTGTCAAGAAACCATTTCTTTGGTCCAATTCCTCCTTCTCTAGCTCAAATTGATCGTTTGTCCATGTTGAATCTTTCCTATAACAATCTTTCTGGAAGAATTCCAATTGGCACACAATTACAAAGTTTCGATGCATCAAGTTATGAAGGAAATGTTGGTCTTTGTGGAAAACCACTTGACAAAAACTGTCCAGGAGATGAAGAAGATACACCTCAGAAACCAGAAACAAATGAAGAAAGTAGTCCTCTAGAAGATAAAAAACCAATTTATTTGAGTGTGGGATTGGGATTTATCACAGGATTTTGGGGACTGTGGGGATCTTTGTTTCTCATCAGGACTTGGAGACATACATATGTCTTGTTCTTGAACAACATAGTTGATACAATGTATGTGTTTATGGTGCTGAATGGAATTAAATTTCAAAGGTGGCTCGGAGGTTTGCAG GAAAAGTTTTTCTAA
- the LOC131619768 gene encoding receptor-like protein EIX1 produces MYLICCTIPRQRFIHYSLSSLSIESSSHLQYLDLSGNYLVGTIPHQLGSLSSLQELNLRYNYRLKFDDKNNHVGGQWLSNLTLLTHLDLSDIFNLNSSHLWMQMIAKLPSIQELKLSSCDLSDLYLHSLSHSRFNFSTSLAILDLSFNTFSSSKIFEWVFNATSNLIDLDLSDNKFNDTIPYDFGNIQNPLQRLDLFGNELQGGVPESIRHICTLKSLHLDGNNLNEDISTILHKLSGCARYSLQYLGLSFNQITGKLSDFSIFPTLISLDLSNNMLRGRIPDGFPKSLESLSFESNSLEGGIPKSFGNLCSLRWLYLSENKLSEDLSVILHNLSFGCAKDSLQELHLDSNQITGTVPDMSMFSSLGTLDLSNNSLRRILKVSTFPYHLENLYLDFNDLEGVITDSQFGNMSMLKELYLSENSLSLIFRENWVPAFQLNTIGLRSCMLGPSFPKWLQSQKLLQRIDISNAKISDAVPVWFWTQTKNLNFMNISYNNLFGTIPNLPIRFYEGSEVFMDSNQFEGSIPLFLQSATFLRLSKNKFSETRLFLCSNNSIDRLRQLDISKNQLSKQLHDCWSHLKSLEFLDLSDNALSGEVPSSLGSLLALKVLILRNNTFIGKLPVSLINCTGLIMLDVGDNRFSGPIPYWLGQQLEMLSLRRNQFYGNLPRSLCYLTNIQLLDLVRKNRG; encoded by the coding sequence ATGTACTTGATTTGTTGCACTATTCCTCGTCAACGGTTTATTCATTACTCACTGTCAAGTCTTTCCATTGAGTCTTCCTCTCATTTGCAGTACCTTGATCTTTCAGGGAATTATCTTGTTGGAACCATTCCTCATCAACTTGGAAGCCTTTCAAGTTTACAAGAGCTTAATCTTAGATACAATTACAGACTCAAATTTGATGATAAAAATAATCATGTTGGAGGTCAGTGGCTTTCTAATCTCACtcttttaacccatcttgacttgaGTGACATATTCAATCTCAATTCTTCTCATCTCTGGATGCAAATGATTGCTAAGCTTCCTAGCATACAAGAATTGAAGCTATCTTCTTGTGACCTTTCCGATCTTTACCTCCATTCTCTGTCCCATTCACGGTTCAACTTTTCTACTTCTCTTGCAATCCTTGACCTTTCATTCAATACCTTTTCATCTTCCAAAATATTTGAATGGGTGTTTAATGCCACCTCCAACTTAATTGACCTTGATCTTAGTGATAACAAATTCAATGACACCATTCCATATGATTTTGGCAACATACAAAACCCTCTTCAACGTCTCGACTTGTTCGGAAATGAACTACAAGGTGGAGTTCCAGAATCTATTAGACATATATGTACGTTAAAATCATTGCATCTTGATGGTAACAACTTGAATGAAGACATTTCAACCATTCTACACAAATTGTCTGGTTGTGCAAGATACTCACTGCAATATTTGGGTTTAAGTTTCAACCAAATTACTGGAAAATTGTCTGATTTTTCAATATTCCCAACTCTAATATCACTTGACCTTTCAAATAATATGTTAAGAGGGAGGATTCCAGATGGATTTCCAAAATCGTTGGAGTCTTTGTCATTTGAATCAAATTCTTTAGAAGGCGGAATTCCAAAATCATTTGGAAACCTATGTTCATTAAGATGGCTATATTTGTCAGAAAACAAGCTGAGTGAAGATCTTTCAGTGATACTTCATAACTTATCTTTTGGGTGTGCAAAAGATTCACTTCAAGAATTACACTTGGATAGCAACCAAATTACTGGCACGGTACCTGACATGTCAATGTTCTCATCTTTAGGAACTCTCGACCTATCCAACAATTCATTAAGGAGGATACTAAAAGTTTCAACATTCCCCTATCATTTAGAAAATCTATACTTGGATTTTAATGATTTGGAAGGTGTGATCACAGACTCTCAATTTGGAAACATGTCCATGTTAAAGGAATTATACTTGAGTGAAAACTCATTGTCTCTCATATTCCGTGAAAATTGGGTGCCAGCTTTTCAATTGAATACCATTGGGTTAAGGTCATGTATGTTAGGGCCTAGTTTTCCAAAATGGTTGCAGAGTCAAAAACTTCTTCAACGGATAGACATTTCTAATGCTAAAATTTCAGATGCAGTTCCAGTATGGTTTTGGActcaaacaaaaaatttaaatttcatgaATATTTCATACAATAATCTGTTTGGCACAATTCCAAATTTGCCCATAAGATTTTATGAAGGTTCTGAAGTATTTATGGATTCAAATCAATTTGAAGGTTCAATCCCCCTGTTTTTGCAAAGTGCAACATTTCTACGGCTGTCCAAGAACAAATTTTCCGAAACTCGTTTATTTTTATGTTCTAACAATTCAATTGATAGATTGCGCCAATTGGATATATCAAAGAATCAACTATCCAAGCAGCTCCATGATTGTTGGAGTCATTTGAAATCATTGGAATTTCTAGATTTGAGTGACAATGCTTTGTCTGGTGAAGTACCATCCTCATTGGGATCTTTACTTGCACTTAAGGTGTTGATATTGCGTAACAATACCTTCATTGGGAAGTTGCCTGTCTCCTTGATAAATTGCACAGGACTGATCATGCTTGATGTTGGAGATAATAGATTCTCCGGACCAATTCCGTATTGGTTAGGACAACAATTGGAAATGTTAAGCTTACGAAGGAATCAATTTTATGGAAATCTTCCGCGGAGTCTTTGTTACTTAACAAATATTCAGTTGTTGGACCTTGTAAGAAAAAATAGAGGGTGA